The Mycolicibacterium lutetiense genome window below encodes:
- a CDS encoding TetR/AcrR family transcriptional regulator → MAIQPGKRRRAPRGSGELLRDEILDVTTELLLDTGNAKAVSIRSVAQRVGVTPPSIYLHFADKDTLLDAVCSRYFEKLDQEMQRAAAEHTSTIEVLRAQGHAYVNFARRTPELYRLATMGEGRPGSDVDTALNSSAFQHMRATIAALITEGIYPPGDATMMALELWTAAHGVAALLISKPYLPWGDVEEFTDRVLRAVCTGQIVSGIIGTDLEPMETIARLKGLADEHSADDIEEGHLP, encoded by the coding sequence GTGGCGATCCAACCAGGTAAGCGACGTCGCGCCCCGCGTGGTTCCGGTGAGCTGCTGCGTGATGAGATCCTTGATGTCACAACCGAATTGCTGTTGGATACCGGCAATGCCAAGGCGGTGTCGATCCGCTCGGTGGCCCAGCGCGTCGGAGTGACTCCGCCGTCGATCTACCTGCACTTCGCCGACAAGGACACGCTGCTGGATGCGGTGTGCTCTCGGTACTTCGAGAAACTCGACCAGGAGATGCAGCGCGCTGCCGCCGAGCACACCTCAACCATCGAGGTGCTGCGCGCGCAGGGACACGCCTATGTGAACTTCGCCAGGCGCACACCCGAGTTGTATCGATTGGCCACGATGGGTGAGGGCAGACCCGGCAGCGATGTCGACACCGCGTTGAACAGTTCGGCGTTCCAGCACATGCGGGCGACCATCGCCGCACTCATCACCGAGGGGATCTACCCGCCCGGGGACGCCACGATGATGGCGCTCGAACTGTGGACCGCGGCGCACGGGGTGGCCGCCCTGCTGATCTCCAAACCGTATCTGCCATGGGGGGACGTCGAGGAGTTCACCGATCGCGTGCTGCGCGCGGTGTGCACCGGTCAGATCGTCTCTGGGATCATCGGAACCGATCTCGAACCCATGGAGACCATCGCCCGGTTGAAGGGACTGGCCGATGAACACAGTGCTGATGACATCGAAGAAGGGCACCTGCCGTGA
- a CDS encoding enoyl-CoA hydratase, with translation MTVTREYPDVKDVTVSLEDGVLSVTLNRPDSLNSLTQNMLVAIADAMDLAATDAGVRVVRLGGAGRGFSSGAGLSEEDQNAKSHDAAGVLDAANRAVASIVALPKPVVAAVQGPAAGVGVSLVLACDVVLASEAAFFLLAFTKIGLMPDGGASALVAANIGRIRAMRLALLADRLTATDAYDWGLISAVYPADEFDAAVDKIIAKLRSGPAVALHETKQAVNGATLTELEGAFAREREGQLKLLASKDFREGIQAFQQNRRPEFTDS, from the coding sequence ATGACCGTGACCCGCGAATACCCCGACGTCAAAGATGTGACCGTATCGCTCGAGGACGGCGTTCTGTCGGTCACGCTGAACCGGCCCGACAGCCTCAATTCGCTGACTCAGAACATGCTCGTGGCGATCGCCGATGCCATGGATCTGGCCGCCACCGACGCGGGAGTGCGCGTGGTTCGCCTCGGCGGCGCGGGACGCGGATTCAGCTCCGGCGCGGGCCTCAGCGAGGAAGACCAGAACGCCAAGAGCCACGACGCCGCAGGCGTGCTCGACGCCGCCAACCGCGCCGTCGCATCCATCGTCGCGCTCCCAAAGCCCGTCGTGGCCGCGGTGCAGGGGCCCGCTGCCGGCGTCGGGGTGTCCCTGGTCCTGGCATGCGACGTCGTGCTGGCCTCGGAGGCGGCCTTCTTCCTGCTTGCGTTCACCAAGATCGGGCTGATGCCCGACGGCGGTGCCTCGGCTCTCGTCGCCGCGAACATCGGCCGGATCCGGGCGATGCGACTGGCGCTGCTGGCCGACCGCCTCACTGCCACCGACGCCTACGACTGGGGCCTGATCAGCGCCGTGTACCCGGCCGACGAGTTCGACGCCGCGGTGGACAAGATCATCGCCAAGCTGCGCTCGGGCCCGGCCGTCGCGCTGCACGAGACCAAGCAGGCCGTCAACGGGGCCACACTCACCGAACTCGAGGGCGCCTTCGCCCGCGAGCGTGAGGGTCAGCTGAAACTGCTGGCGTCCAAGGACTTCCGCGAAGGCATTCAGGCCTTCCAACAGAATCGGCGCCCGGAGTTCACCGACTCCTGA
- a CDS encoding NAD(P)H-dependent flavin oxidoreductase, whose product MALKTKFTETFGIEHPIVQGGMQWVGRAELVAGVANAGALGFITALTQPTPADLAKEIERCRELTDKPFGVNLTILPTINPPPYDEYRQVIVDSGIKIVETAGSNPAPHLPMFHANGIKVLHKCTSVRHAVKAQSLGVDGISIDGFECAGHPGEDDIPGLVLIPAASAKIDIPMIASGGFADARGLVAALALGADGVNMGSRFMCTAESSIHQNVKEAIVAGTELDTELIFRSLGNTARVASNLVSREVVQILKDGGQFEDVKDLVAGKRGVKVYEIGDLDAGIWSVGTSMGLINDIPTCGELVSRMVSEAEELISGRLANMIGAGEAEAEKEAVLV is encoded by the coding sequence ATGGCATTGAAGACGAAGTTCACCGAGACGTTCGGGATCGAACACCCCATCGTTCAGGGTGGCATGCAGTGGGTCGGCCGCGCCGAACTGGTCGCGGGTGTGGCCAATGCGGGAGCGTTGGGGTTCATCACCGCGCTCACCCAACCCACCCCGGCCGATCTGGCCAAGGAGATCGAGCGGTGTCGTGAGCTCACCGACAAGCCGTTCGGGGTGAACCTGACGATCCTGCCGACGATCAACCCGCCGCCATATGACGAGTACCGCCAGGTGATCGTCGACTCCGGCATCAAGATCGTCGAGACCGCGGGCTCCAACCCGGCGCCGCACCTGCCGATGTTCCATGCCAACGGCATCAAGGTGCTGCACAAGTGCACCTCGGTGCGCCACGCGGTGAAGGCGCAGAGCCTGGGTGTGGACGGCATCAGCATCGACGGGTTCGAGTGCGCCGGTCACCCGGGCGAGGACGACATCCCGGGCCTGGTGCTGATCCCGGCGGCGTCGGCCAAGATCGACATCCCGATGATCGCCTCGGGTGGTTTCGCGGATGCGCGTGGCCTGGTGGCCGCACTGGCGCTGGGCGCCGATGGCGTCAACATGGGCTCGCGGTTCATGTGCACCGCGGAGTCGTCGATCCATCAGAACGTCAAGGAAGCGATCGTGGCGGGCACCGAGCTCGACACCGAGCTGATCTTCCGCAGCCTGGGCAATACCGCGCGGGTCGCGAGCAACTTGGTCTCGCGTGAGGTGGTGCAGATCCTCAAAGATGGCGGCCAGTTCGAGGACGTCAAGGATCTGGTGGCCGGCAAACGCGGCGTGAAGGTGTATGAGATCGGTGATCTCGACGCAGGCATCTGGTCGGTCGGCACTTCGATGGGCCTGATCAACGACATCCCCACCTGCGGCGAACTCGTCTCGCGGATGGTGTCGGAGGCCGAGGAGCTGATCAGTGGCCGCCTGGCGAACATGATCGGCGCCGGCGAAGCCGAGGCTGAGAAAGAAGCAGTCCTCGTCTGA
- the tet(V) gene encoding tetracycline efflux MFS transporter Tet(V): MHHDTQAPVDQTGGWRVLAPFRIREYRLLIAAVTLSIFAEGMWTVVMALQVIAIDNDPASLSLVATCFGVGLVAFVLVGGIVADRINQRTIIIAVETVNLVTVSTIAALGLLDLLKIWHLAVAAGILGIAAAFFFPAYSALLPRILPPEQLLAANGVEGVVRTVFQRSVGPAMAGMVIAASFPSLGAVVVAVLFGLGLALLVATRPTVDSVAAPEDSDRPHVLRDLREGFAFMVRTPWLLWTLLFASMFVLVVLGPIEVLLPFIAQDRFADGARAYGFILAFFGFGSALGALTVSSRRMPRRYLTTMMLMWGLGSVPLVMVGMTSSFPLMAAATFCVGVTDGAGMVIWGTLLQRRVPTEMLGRVSSLDFFVSLAFLPLSFAIVGPLSKVVSMESIFLVSGLLPAVLAAVAVAAARMPRDELAHPLR, encoded by the coding sequence ATGCACCACGACACCCAGGCGCCGGTCGACCAGACCGGCGGCTGGCGCGTGCTCGCGCCCTTCCGCATCCGCGAATACCGGCTGCTGATTGCCGCAGTCACGTTGTCGATCTTCGCCGAGGGCATGTGGACGGTGGTGATGGCGTTACAGGTCATCGCGATCGACAACGATCCGGCCTCGCTGTCACTGGTGGCCACCTGCTTCGGTGTCGGCTTGGTGGCGTTCGTCCTCGTCGGCGGAATCGTCGCCGACCGGATCAACCAGCGCACGATCATCATCGCGGTCGAGACGGTCAATCTGGTGACGGTCTCGACAATCGCGGCGCTGGGGCTGCTCGATCTGCTCAAGATCTGGCACCTGGCCGTCGCGGCGGGCATTCTCGGCATCGCCGCGGCATTCTTCTTCCCGGCCTACAGCGCGCTGCTACCGCGCATCCTGCCGCCCGAACAACTGTTGGCGGCCAACGGCGTTGAAGGCGTCGTGCGCACGGTGTTCCAGCGTTCGGTCGGTCCGGCGATGGCGGGCATGGTGATCGCCGCCAGTTTCCCCTCATTGGGCGCGGTCGTCGTGGCGGTGTTGTTCGGCCTGGGCCTGGCCCTGCTGGTCGCCACCCGCCCGACGGTGGATTCGGTTGCGGCACCGGAAGACAGCGATCGACCGCACGTATTACGTGACCTGCGTGAGGGTTTCGCGTTCATGGTGCGTACCCCGTGGCTGCTGTGGACGCTGCTGTTCGCCAGCATGTTCGTGCTCGTCGTCCTCGGGCCGATCGAGGTACTGCTGCCGTTCATCGCCCAGGACCGGTTCGCCGACGGCGCCCGTGCCTACGGATTCATCCTGGCGTTCTTCGGATTCGGCAGCGCGCTGGGGGCGTTGACGGTGTCCTCACGCCGGATGCCGCGGCGCTACCTGACCACCATGATGCTCATGTGGGGGTTGGGCTCGGTTCCGCTGGTGATGGTCGGCATGACGTCGTCGTTCCCGTTGATGGCGGCGGCCACATTCTGCGTCGGCGTCACCGACGGCGCGGGGATGGTGATCTGGGGAACGCTGCTGCAGCGCCGGGTGCCGACGGAAATGTTGGGCCGGGTCTCGAGCCTGGATTTCTTCGTGTCGCTGGCCTTCTTGCCGCTGTCGTTCGCGATCGTCGGCCCGCTGTCGAAGGTGGTCTCGATGGAGTCCATCTTCCTGGTGTCCGGGCTGTTACCCGCCGTGCTCGCCGCAGTGGCTGTGGCCGCGGCCCGGATGCCACGCGACGAGCTGGCGCACCCGCTGCGCTGA
- a CDS encoding GntR family transcriptional regulator — protein sequence MVELGDWVLIDSSGEKPLFDQLRIQIIEGIRQGRLAPGARLPTVRELAGKVGLAVNTVARAYRELESAGVLETRGRYGTFVARADPADTAMASAAHTFAEVARGLGIGKADALRYLDNAFD from the coding sequence GTGGTCGAGTTGGGGGATTGGGTCCTGATTGATTCGAGCGGGGAAAAGCCGTTGTTCGATCAACTCAGAATCCAGATTATCGAGGGCATTCGTCAGGGGCGTCTGGCACCGGGTGCCCGATTGCCTACCGTGCGTGAACTGGCGGGGAAGGTCGGGCTCGCGGTGAATACCGTGGCGAGGGCCTATCGCGAGTTGGAGTCGGCGGGGGTGTTGGAGACCCGGGGGCGGTACGGCACGTTCGTCGCACGGGCTGATCCGGCCGACACGGCGATGGCCAGCGCCGCGCATACGTTCGCCGAGGTCGCCCGTGGGCTGGGGATCGGCAAGGCTGACGCTCTGCGCTATCTGGACAACGCATTCGACTGA
- a CDS encoding DoxX family protein, translating into MTLTADTETATAGMTDTGLLILRIAIGATMLQAGLIKAFDFGTAVGFMESSGWRLPGFATFMVTAAETLGGIGLLLGVLTPLAACAVIGAMVDAWAVNVSADAFWSQPFNVPFLAAFAAAALLFTGAGAFSVDDRAFGRSRVSARAAVGLLVIGVAAAVVTWVALNGTNPIHITSATG; encoded by the coding sequence ATGACACTCACCGCCGACACTGAAACCGCAACCGCCGGCATGACCGATACCGGACTACTCATCCTGCGCATCGCCATCGGCGCAACCATGCTCCAGGCCGGCCTGATCAAGGCATTCGACTTCGGCACCGCCGTGGGATTCATGGAGTCCAGCGGCTGGCGGCTACCCGGGTTCGCCACGTTCATGGTGACCGCGGCCGAGACCCTGGGTGGCATCGGCCTGCTCCTCGGCGTGCTCACCCCGCTGGCCGCGTGCGCGGTGATCGGCGCGATGGTCGACGCCTGGGCCGTGAACGTATCTGCAGACGCCTTCTGGTCCCAGCCGTTCAACGTTCCGTTCCTGGCGGCATTCGCCGCCGCGGCGCTGCTGTTCACCGGCGCCGGCGCGTTCTCGGTCGATGACCGCGCATTCGGCCGGTCCCGGGTGTCGGCCAGGGCCGCGGTGGGCTTATTGGTGATCGGCGTCGCAGCCGCCGTGGTGACCTGGGTCGCATTGAACGGGACCAACCCCATCCACATCACAAGCGCTACTGGCTAG
- a CDS encoding 3-hydroxyacyl-CoA dehydrogenase → MEIKDAVAVVTGGASGLGLATTKRLLDAGAQVVVIDLKGEEVVAELGDRAKFVATDVTDEAGVTEALDVAESLGPVRINVNCAGIGNAIKTLSKNGAFPLDGFRKVVEVNLIGTFNVIRLSAERIAKTEPLKNEERGVIINTASVAAFDGQIGQAAYSASKGGVVGMTLPIARDLSRELIRVCTIAPGLFKTPLLGSLPEEAQKSLGQQVPHPARLGDPDEYGALAQHIIENPMLNGEVIRLDGAIRMAPR, encoded by the coding sequence ATGGAGATCAAGGACGCGGTAGCCGTCGTTACCGGCGGTGCCTCCGGCCTGGGCCTGGCGACCACCAAGCGCCTGCTGGACGCGGGTGCTCAGGTTGTGGTGATCGACCTCAAGGGTGAAGAGGTCGTGGCCGAACTGGGTGACCGGGCCAAGTTCGTCGCCACCGACGTCACCGACGAGGCAGGCGTGACCGAAGCGCTCGACGTCGCGGAATCGCTTGGCCCGGTGCGCATCAACGTCAACTGCGCCGGTATCGGCAATGCGATCAAGACCCTGAGCAAGAACGGTGCGTTCCCGCTCGACGGCTTCCGCAAGGTGGTCGAGGTCAACCTGATCGGCACGTTCAACGTGATCCGCCTCAGCGCCGAGCGCATCGCCAAGACCGAGCCGCTCAAGAATGAAGAGCGCGGCGTCATCATCAACACCGCCTCGGTGGCGGCCTTCGACGGTCAGATCGGCCAGGCCGCCTACTCGGCGTCCAAGGGCGGTGTGGTCGGCATGACCCTGCCGATCGCGCGTGACCTCTCCCGTGAGCTCATCCGCGTGTGCACCATCGCGCCGGGTCTGTTCAAGACACCGCTGCTGGGCTCGCTGCCCGAAGAGGCACAGAAGTCGCTGGGCCAGCAGGTGCCCCACCCGGCCCGCCTCGGCGATCCCGACGAGTACGGCGCCCTGGCACAGCACATCATCGAAAACCCGATGCTCAACGGCGAGGTCATCCGCCTCGACGGCGCGATCCGCATGGCTCCCAGGTAA
- a CDS encoding MMPL family transporter produces MLHRIAHLALAAPRRVLIVAALAMVAAGIFGVPVAKSLSAGGFQDPTSESAQATQLLSDKFARGDMQLIISVTDESAGGVQSSAARATGTHIAAELKASPYVTQVSSAWTVPEPAAATLISKDGKTGLILAGLTGGENGAQKHAKELAGQLVHDRDGVTVRAGGEAMIYVQINGQSEKDLLMMESIAIPLSFLVLVWVFGGLLAAALPLAVGGFAILGSLAVLRGFTMVTDVSIFALNLTVAMGLALAIDYTLLIISRYRDELADGVDPDRALVRTMATAGRTVLFSAMTVALSMVAMVLFPMYFLKSFAYAGIAVVALAAFAAIVVAPAAIALLGDRLDAYDVRRFIRRILGRPEPVHKPVEQTFWYRMTKRVMRRSVPVGIGIVALLLLLGAPFLGIKWGFPDDRVLPSSASSRQLGDELRNDFAVDSSTAVTVVLPDVTALPPAELDRYARDLSQAADGASVSAPGGTFIDGARVGPPTSGTGIADGSAFLTVGSHVPLFSDASEAQLDALRAVPAPTDVQFTGMAQVNRDSSHAITSRLPLVLGVIAAITFVLLFLLTGSVVLPLKALVLNVLSLSAAFGALVWIFQDGHLGALGTTSTGTLVANLPVLLFCIAFGLSMDYEVFLVSRIREYWLTPGLTRTDGTEMSARERNDESVALGLARTGRVVTAAALLMSISFAALIAAQVAFMRMFGLGLTIAVLVDATLVRMLLVPAFMHLMGQWNWWAPAPLARLHKRIGISESGPDDLDPGAPGDAPGDGGKRERAGAGVTDVG; encoded by the coding sequence GTGCTGCACCGAATCGCGCATCTGGCCCTCGCCGCACCGCGGCGGGTGCTCATCGTCGCCGCACTGGCGATGGTCGCCGCCGGCATCTTCGGCGTTCCCGTGGCGAAGAGCCTGTCGGCGGGCGGATTCCAGGACCCAACTTCGGAATCTGCGCAGGCCACCCAGCTGCTCTCGGACAAATTCGCCCGCGGTGACATGCAGCTGATCATCAGCGTCACCGACGAGTCGGCCGGCGGCGTCCAGAGTTCGGCAGCGCGGGCGACGGGCACCCATATCGCCGCTGAGCTCAAAGCGTCTCCGTACGTGACCCAGGTCAGCTCGGCGTGGACCGTACCGGAACCCGCAGCAGCCACGCTGATCAGCAAGGATGGCAAGACCGGGCTGATCCTGGCCGGCCTCACCGGCGGGGAGAACGGCGCGCAGAAACACGCCAAGGAACTCGCCGGTCAACTCGTGCACGACCGTGACGGCGTGACCGTGCGTGCCGGCGGCGAGGCGATGATCTACGTCCAGATCAACGGGCAGAGCGAAAAAGACCTGCTGATGATGGAATCCATCGCGATTCCGTTGAGCTTCCTCGTTTTGGTGTGGGTCTTCGGCGGATTGCTGGCTGCCGCGCTGCCGCTTGCAGTCGGAGGCTTTGCGATCCTCGGATCCCTGGCGGTGCTGCGCGGGTTCACCATGGTCACCGACGTTTCGATCTTCGCCCTCAACCTCACCGTCGCGATGGGACTGGCGCTGGCGATCGACTACACCCTGCTGATCATCAGCCGTTATCGCGACGAACTGGCCGACGGTGTCGACCCGGATCGGGCTCTCGTGCGCACCATGGCGACGGCCGGGCGCACGGTGCTGTTCTCGGCGATGACGGTGGCGCTGTCGATGGTGGCGATGGTGCTGTTCCCGATGTACTTCCTCAAGTCGTTCGCCTACGCGGGTATCGCAGTGGTGGCACTGGCGGCGTTCGCGGCCATCGTCGTGGCGCCGGCCGCCATTGCGCTGCTCGGCGACCGCCTCGACGCCTACGATGTGCGCCGGTTCATCCGCCGGATCCTCGGTCGGCCCGAGCCCGTGCACAAGCCCGTCGAACAGACGTTCTGGTACCGGATGACCAAGCGCGTCATGCGCAGATCGGTTCCGGTCGGCATCGGGATCGTCGCGTTGTTGCTGCTGCTGGGCGCACCCTTCCTCGGTATCAAGTGGGGCTTCCCCGATGACCGGGTGTTGCCGTCCTCGGCGTCGTCCCGCCAGCTCGGCGACGAACTGCGCAACGATTTCGCGGTCGACTCCTCGACCGCGGTCACCGTGGTGCTGCCCGACGTGACCGCGTTGCCGCCGGCGGAACTCGACCGCTACGCCCGCGACCTGTCGCAGGCGGCCGATGGGGCCTCGGTGTCCGCGCCGGGGGGCACCTTCATCGACGGCGCCCGGGTGGGTCCGCCGACTTCGGGAACCGGAATAGCCGACGGCAGCGCATTTCTCACCGTGGGCAGTCACGTGCCGTTGTTCAGCGACGCTTCCGAGGCCCAACTCGACGCGCTGCGCGCGGTACCGGCACCGACCGACGTGCAGTTCACCGGCATGGCTCAGGTGAACCGCGACAGCTCGCACGCGATCACCTCCCGGTTGCCGCTGGTGCTCGGCGTCATCGCGGCGATCACATTCGTGCTGTTGTTCCTGCTCACCGGCAGTGTGGTGCTCCCGCTGAAGGCGTTGGTGCTCAACGTGTTGTCCCTGTCGGCGGCATTCGGCGCGCTGGTGTGGATCTTCCAGGACGGACACCTGGGTGCGCTCGGCACCACGTCGACGGGCACCTTGGTGGCCAACCTGCCGGTGTTGTTGTTCTGCATCGCATTCGGATTGTCGATGGACTACGAGGTGTTCCTGGTCTCGCGGATCCGCGAGTACTGGCTGACACCCGGACTGACCCGTACCGACGGCACGGAAATGTCTGCGCGCGAAAGGAACGACGAGAGCGTCGCGCTCGGTCTGGCCCGCACCGGTCGCGTGGTGACGGCCGCGGCGCTGTTGATGTCGATCTCGTTCGCCGCGTTGATCGCCGCGCAGGTGGCCTTCATGCGCATGTTCGGTCTCGGCCTGACCATTGCGGTTCTCGTCGATGCCACGTTGGTACGCATGCTGTTGGTGCCGGCGTTCATGCACCTGATGGGCCAATGGAACTGGTGGGCACCCGCACCGTTGGCCCGGCTGCACAAGCGAATCGGGATCAGCGAGTCGGGTCCGGACGATCTGGACCCTGGTGCGCCCGGTGACGCTCCCGGGGACGGCGGCAAACGTGAACGGGCCGGGGCCGGTGTGACGGACGTCGGCTAG
- a CDS encoding CaiB/BaiF CoA transferase family protein codes for MAGPLQGLRVVELAGIGPGPHAAMILGDLGADVVRIERPGKGSGTPSADTMLRNRRSVAADMKSDEGRALVLKLIEKADVLIEGFRPGVTERLGLGPDDCAKVNERLIYARMTGWGQEGPRALQAGHDINYISLNGLLHAVGRAGERPVPPLNLAGDFGGGSMFLLVGILSALFERQTSGKGQVIDAAMIDGSSVLMQMMWSFRSQGLWSDERGTNMLDTGAPYYDTYETSDGRYMSIGAIEPQFYAELLKGLGLDDADLPGQNDMARWPELREAFTKAFAAHDRDHWAKVFAGTDACAAPVLSFAEVLTEPHIAERNTFFDEAGYLQPMPAPRFSRSVPAVPTPPGPRGADTEAVLRDWV; via the coding sequence ATGGCAGGACCACTGCAAGGTTTGCGCGTTGTGGAGTTGGCCGGTATCGGCCCGGGCCCGCACGCAGCGATGATCCTCGGCGATCTGGGTGCCGACGTCGTGCGCATCGAACGGCCGGGCAAGGGCTCCGGTACGCCCAGCGCCGACACCATGTTGCGTAACCGCCGATCGGTAGCCGCGGACATGAAGAGCGACGAGGGCCGCGCGCTGGTGCTCAAGCTCATCGAGAAGGCCGACGTGCTGATCGAGGGCTTCCGTCCCGGCGTCACCGAGCGGTTGGGTCTGGGGCCCGACGACTGCGCGAAGGTCAACGAACGACTGATCTACGCCCGCATGACGGGCTGGGGCCAGGAAGGCCCGCGGGCACTGCAGGCCGGCCACGACATCAACTACATCTCCCTCAACGGCCTGCTGCACGCCGTGGGGCGCGCGGGGGAACGTCCCGTTCCGCCGCTGAACCTGGCCGGTGATTTCGGTGGTGGGTCGATGTTCCTGCTCGTCGGCATCCTCTCGGCGCTGTTCGAGCGGCAGACCTCAGGCAAGGGACAGGTGATCGACGCGGCGATGATCGACGGGTCCAGTGTGCTGATGCAGATGATGTGGAGCTTCCGCAGCCAGGGCCTGTGGTCCGACGAGCGCGGCACCAACATGCTCGACACCGGCGCTCCGTACTACGACACCTACGAGACCTCCGACGGCCGCTACATGTCGATCGGGGCGATCGAACCCCAGTTCTACGCCGAGCTGCTCAAGGGCCTCGGTCTGGACGATGCCGATCTGCCGGGCCAGAACGACATGGCCCGCTGGCCCGAGCTGCGCGAGGCATTCACCAAGGCATTCGCCGCGCACGACCGTGACCACTGGGCCAAGGTGTTCGCCGGGACCGACGCGTGTGCGGCGCCGGTGCTGTCGTTCGCCGAGGTGCTCACCGAACCGCACATCGCCGAGCGCAACACGTTCTTCGACGAAGCCGGCTACCTGCAACCGATGCCGGCGCCACGGTTCTCCCGCAGTGTCCCGGCGGTGCCGACGCCCCCGGGCCCGCGTGGAGCGGACACCGAAGCCGTTCTGCGGGACTGGGTATAG
- a CDS encoding NAD-dependent deacylase: protein MQVTVLSGAGISAESGVPTFRDVETGLWAQVDPYEISSIEGWQRHPEKVWAWYLWRHYMMSHVRPNDGHRAVAAWQDIAEVHVVTQNVDNLHERAGSSNVYHLHGNLFEFRCDACGSRFEGDLPAMPEPVETITPPVCPCGGLIRPSVVWFGEPLPDDAWQRSVLAVSNADVVIVVGTSSIVYPAAGLAEAALAAGTVVVEVNPERTPLSDSATVSLRETAAGSLPNLLQRLPTLLGSRDAG, encoded by the coding sequence GTGCAAGTGACTGTCCTCAGTGGTGCCGGGATCTCGGCAGAGAGCGGTGTACCCACGTTCCGCGACGTCGAGACGGGCCTGTGGGCACAGGTGGACCCGTACGAGATATCCAGCATCGAAGGCTGGCAGCGGCATCCGGAGAAAGTCTGGGCCTGGTATCTGTGGCGTCACTACATGATGTCCCACGTGCGGCCCAATGACGGGCATCGGGCCGTGGCCGCCTGGCAGGACATCGCCGAAGTCCACGTCGTCACCCAGAACGTCGACAACCTGCACGAACGTGCCGGCAGCAGCAACGTCTACCACCTGCACGGAAATCTGTTCGAGTTCCGTTGCGATGCATGCGGTTCGAGGTTCGAGGGCGACCTGCCCGCAATGCCGGAGCCGGTCGAGACGATCACCCCTCCGGTCTGCCCGTGCGGCGGCCTGATCCGGCCGAGCGTGGTGTGGTTCGGCGAGCCCCTGCCCGATGACGCCTGGCAACGGTCGGTGCTGGCGGTCAGCAACGCTGATGTGGTGATCGTGGTGGGCACCAGCTCGATCGTGTATCCGGCGGCAGGCCTGGCCGAGGCCGCCCTGGCGGCGGGCACCGTGGTGGTCGAGGTCAATCCGGAGCGCACACCGCTGTCCGACAGCGCGACGGTTTCCCTGCGTGAGACCGCGGCCGGCTCGCTGCCGAACCTGCTGCAACGGTTGCCTACGCTCCTCGGTAGTCGCGACGCCGGCTAG
- a CDS encoding class I SAM-dependent methyltransferase, producing MTDKTVDNPFFARVWKTLSSSEPKALRRLRRDNLAGLSGRVLEIGAGTGTNFAFYPSTVTEVVAIEPERHLAEIARRAAVQAPLPVTVTSDTAEKFSSTEPFDAVVCSLVLCSIDQPDTVLRQLFSIVRPGGELRYLEHVAGTGWRAGMQRVADATVWPRLFGNCHTHRHTERAIADSGFQVEVAHRELTMPAWVPLPVTEFAIGRAVRPA from the coding sequence GTGACTGACAAGACCGTGGACAACCCGTTCTTCGCCCGCGTGTGGAAGACGCTGTCGAGTTCGGAGCCCAAGGCACTGCGTCGGCTGCGTCGCGACAACCTCGCCGGACTCAGCGGGCGCGTCCTGGAGATCGGCGCGGGCACCGGGACGAACTTCGCCTTCTATCCGTCCACGGTCACCGAGGTGGTCGCCATCGAGCCGGAACGTCACCTCGCCGAAATAGCCCGCCGCGCGGCGGTTCAAGCCCCGCTGCCGGTGACCGTCACCAGCGACACCGCCGAGAAGTTCAGCAGCACAGAGCCATTCGACGCAGTGGTCTGTTCGTTGGTGCTGTGCTCGATCGATCAGCCGGACACGGTTCTACGCCAGTTGTTTTCGATTGTCCGGCCGGGCGGGGAGCTGCGGTACCTGGAGCATGTCGCCGGTACTGGCTGGCGGGCCGGGATGCAGCGCGTGGCCGATGCCACCGTCTGGCCGCGGTTGTTCGGCAACTGCCACACTCATCGGCACACCGAGCGGGCCATCGCAGACAGCGGATTTCAGGTTGAGGTTGCCCATCGTGAGCTCACGATGCCGGCCTGGGTGCCGCTGCCGGTGACGGAGTTCGCGATCGGGCGTGCGGTCCGTCCTGCCTAG